In one window of Ptiloglossa arizonensis isolate GNS036 chromosome 5, iyPtiAriz1_principal, whole genome shotgun sequence DNA:
- the L(2)k09022 gene encoding HEAT repeat containing 1 homolog l(2)k09022 produces the protein MATSLAEQLKKLRTPQTNILLQDKKRASLLFDPKEAANLDRETVWNIGQNGLQELAKLSDLFLEFEKTLFAQSSLSLERAVQDVKVNKKLDGEIEKFLILLSPYFLLNNTHKALEWLIHRFRIHEFNRDQFLLLILPYHETRMFVRALQLLNLSDAADKWHWLEPLQKPGIPLATISLINRLSSDNGFLKLICNHVITATRVYSERATCLSTLYAFYTTSILGTINQASSMSEVQINHILPTILRGLECPISDFAASTYMILAMLMTKVKLNHETTEKLLLKIFKKTYLKEEAMILIFFLYNAPTHQLTSVSESLANRLSELSWFIQLAIKLQSSNTNILKFVVPLLQTSCRMILNNPSKTLRAQNMVTEILTRIKLDNNGVDAILWNVLEKECVVRNMPNKVKDFLMHLYQCLEKTYPERFDNYLKNLMKRSDMDKDSKLALQFLTSWHFEANDMQDSVGILDRLVHISPEQRIMALQTLAENNINIPESFQDMMTNTLQARFNDSEINVIKALLSFPTNRLTSLLPVDMLIDELKVLLSTCHSSSRKILAKPALKILLELCKAGDDTSVFITSLSYLFPNNDADVNIAMEVLQSNFAKKNAYMQQVRKDLGKSPNAEAVSSAAFHNILNWQLLPPTDSILSTMKQQITHGDAASIFFNLILLGSVCRVPVGSLHPEIAREVIEMATEMIKKYPQVKMLQNCNNITGNNIQTAIELTSQGVLPLQVGTYVLEMVHRRLDLKLNPKFDFENSPHRSNLILRLLEMFFEGIENKYWCKHYCRCLQIFFQRHFATVKDLIQFLSQLYIKPVQVQTTYHCLKITLVLLDQCKSMQWAFQDKVFITNLLISLGRENNECRIAVLDVLKKLMQTFNLSVDAFSALLQELVVRCPEISLDPDQLSLFLYVLLSPDPDVCAQLKSNLRKKLQRAQELLFEVVMDPKTPIHIKSQLLDILIYVNGPMILEKLAPLGLQLLPTLLTESKNKSAGNVLKNILQRFNSSTVKVLTVNQVWQLFEMSIVEHKAEIVTETGVQCPPSVILLKQIEETFFKSAGEVSPELQKKILAKLVDVVTDSNSSNVISTANRAIRRIRMNAQLIVNELQTMKNLKNTELNGDIKGKTKKRLSHLRSIPDPTLIDSRDWKRGVTLLEIVQRADNIEHEELLYPILFDLLKMCLSFEELSPLEYTNQLLLSTIHRLAVKKLPIRDAHLQVDLITQCIRTSRNPQTHHHALLVLVELLKVVDVRCALYTIMPIFTFMGSSVVRQDDAYSIQIISKTIETVVPIINAAENETHASEVLRTFIVSLPDIPEHRRMPLFVKLLQLLDNHFHLYYLLTFESHVMSRTIRITNQKTPGQRLEFALQVSQEFPPTRLVQVCVKLAQFMKELPVDIEGEEDRKIALSFKHKYIFDVANMNPKQLRHYKYILVQFLSNLLSSPDFINRIAELDSAEVNNVRLYYDQLIVELILLIESTSKNADRHQGKPIGKYWKVLLHHLYDVLDLVNNLLPNAIFLVSIKRLMEHELLTVKRKALELLNTRLQQRKFGEEDHVDLLSLIESLLNIIEARIKTETQEQEIVQQTVLITLKLLAKLLATEHPTVFKPILEMSTELLQTREGPVLGSAALCVAELCSSMRIHAIHSLNKFVPAILQLLENHCHQDVPDVIVVSIVSALQKIVESVGNFLSLYLDQLLFELARLNSLYTDTEHPKIGIVVSRLKATTQKLSSCIPLRVLLPAVNRTYVTLLTKRSYRCVPALMTVLAESFNSVQPTDLNTALPDLGTFFLKVLQFREDIFEDNMEVDDSELTLKDVVIVEESASRALVALVLKLSEATFRPFYYKLYDWAARNPQYKQRSITFYRLSANIAECLKSLFVLFAGHFLKHAAVLLSSNNPAISDEPQEMTLPDDSSKIELVEAILLTLYRVFSYDAHNVVNQERFETLAQPIVDQLENTMGTTEEYEKRTSEFVVPCVAAFASAIPDDSLHKQLVYQTLLKTRHAKPYVRSASLNALVEIVRKLGEDFMPLLPETIPFLAELLEDEDEATEKCAQNAVRTLEEILGEPLQKYF, from the exons TTG GCCAAAATGGGTTACAAGAATTAGCTAAGTTATCAGACCTGTTTTTAGAATTTGAGAAAACACTTTTTGCACAGAGCTCATTGAGTCTTGAACGTGCTGTGCAAGATGTTAAAGTTAACAAAAAATTAGATGgagaaattgaaaagtttttgATTCTTTTATCTCCATACTTTCTTCTCAATAATACTCACAAAGCACTTGAATGGTTGATACATAGATTTCGTATACACGAATTCAACAGGGATCAGTTTTTACTCTTAATTTTACCATATCATGAAACTCGAATGTTTGTGAGAGCATTGCAGTTATTAAATCTGTCAGATGCAGCCGATAAGTGGCATTGGTTGGAACCTCTTCAAAAGCCTGGCATTCCATTAGCTACCATATCATTGATCAATCGCCTCAGTTCTGATAATGGTTTCTTAAAACTTATTTGCAATCATGTTATAACTGCTACAAGAGTTTACTCAGAACGGGCAACTTGTTTGAGTACATTGTATGCGTTTTATACTACTTCCATATTAGGGACTATTAATCAAGCATCTAGTATGTCCGAAGTTCAGATAAATCACATACTACCAACTATTTTAAGAGGTTTGGAATGTCCTATATCTGATTTTGCAGCCAGTACTTATATGATTCTGGCAATGTTAATGACAAAAGTGAAATTGAATCATGAAACTACAgagaaattattattgaaaatattcaagaaaACATATTTGAAGGAAGAAGcaatgattttaatatttttcttatacaATGCACCAACTCATCAACTCACCTCAGTCTCAGAGAGTCTGGCAAATCGATTATCAGAGCTCTCTTGGTTTATTCAGCTTGCGATAAAGCTTCAATCATCCAacacaaatatattaaaatttgttgtacCCTTGTTACAAACCAGTTGTCGCATGATTTTGAATAACCCTTCTAAAACATTACGTGCTCAGAATATGGTGACAGAGATACTAACACGAATAAAACTGGATAATAATGGAGTGGACGCCATTTTGTGGAATGTTTTGGAAAAGGAGTGTGTAGTGAGGAACATGCCGAACAAAGTGAAAGATTTTCTAATGCATTTGTATCAGTGTCTTGAGAAAACATATCCAGAAAGATTTGACAATTATCTAAAAAATCTTATGAAACGCAGTGACATGGACAAAGATTCAAAACTAGCTTTGCAATTTCTCACATCCTGGCATTTTGAAGCTAACGACATGCAAGACTCTGTGGGTATTCTGGACAGATTAGTTCATATAAGTCCAGAACAAAGGATTATGGCATTACAAACCCTAGCTGAAAATAACATAAATATCCCTGAAAGTTTTCAAGATATGATGACCAATACGTTACAAGCTAGATTTAATGATAGCGAAATAAACGTGATCAAAGCTTTGCTATCTTTTCCTACAAATCGTCTAACAAGTTTACTACCTGTAGATATGTTGATTGACGAATTGAAAGTATTACTATCAACCTGTCATAGTAGCAGCCGGAAGATATTAGCAAAACCAGCTCTGAAGATACTGTTAGAGCTTTGCAAGGCGGGAGATGATACCAGCGTTTTCATTACATCCTTGTCATATTTGTTTCCAAACAATGATGCAGATGTCAATATTGCTATGGAAGTGCTGCAATCAAACTTTGCTAAGAAAAATGCTTATATGCAACAAGTGCGAAAGGACTTGGGAAAATCGCCTAATGCAGAAGCAGTGTCATCAGCAGCTTTTCATAACATATTAAACTGGCAACTGTTGCCTCCAACTGATAGTATATTAAGCACTATGAAGCAACAGATTACTCATGGTGATGCAGCCTCCATATTCTTCAATCTGATTCTACTAGGATCTGTTTGCagagttcctgttggatctttGCATCCTGAAATCGCCAGGGAGGTTATTGAAATGGCTacagaaatgataaaaaaatatccaCAAGTAAAGATGTTGCAAAACTGTAACAACATAACAGGGAATAATATACAAACTGCTATCGAATTGACTTCACAAGGAGTACTACCACTACAAGTAGGTACTTATGTTTTGGAAATGGTTCATAGACGTTTAGACCTGAAATTAAATCCAAAGTTTGACTTTGAGAATAGTCCACATCgcagtaatttaattttaagactccttgaaatgttctttgaaGGAATAGAGAACAAGTATTGGTGCAAACATTACTGTCGGTGTCTACAGATATTCTTTCAAAGACACTTTGCTACGGTGAAAGACCTAATCCAATTTCTCTCTCAATTGTACATAAAACCAGTACAAGTTCAGACTACGTATCACTGTTTGAAGATAACTCTAGTACTTCTGGATCAGTGCAAGTCCATGCAATGGGCGTTTCAAGATAAAGTCTTCATAACGAACTTGTTAATTTCGCTCGGCAGAGAAAACAACGAATGCCGAATAGCCGTATTAGATGTTCTTAAAAAGCTTATGCAAACCTTTAATTTATCAGTAGATGCATTTTCAGCGTTGCTACAAGAATTAGTGGTTAGATGTCCAGAGATATCTTTAGATCCTGATCAGTTATCGCTGTTTCTTTACGTCCTACTTTCTCCGGATCCGGACGTATGCGCACAATTAAAGTCCAACTTACGAAAGAAACTTCAACGGGCACAAGAATTGTTATTTGAAGTTGTCATGGACCCAAAAACACCTATACACATCAAATCACAATTGTTGGATATTTTGATTTACGTTAATGGGCCGATGATTCTTGAGAAACTAGCTCCCCTTGGACTTCAACTTCTACCAACCCTGCTTACTGAATCCAAAAACAAATCTGCTGGAAACGTGTTGAAGAATATACTTCAGAGATTCAACAGCAGCACGGTAAAAGTTCTCACCGTAAACCAAGTATGGCAGCTGTTTGAGATGAGTATAGTTGAACATAAAGCTGAGATAGTCACAGAAACTGGCGTCCAATGTCCACCAAGTGTCATTCTCTTAAAGCAAATAGAAGAGACCTTCTTTAAGAGTGCTGGAGAAGTGTCACCTGAACTTCAAAAGAAGATCTTAGCCAAATTGGTGGACGTGGTCACCGATAGTAACTCGAGCAACGTGATTTCTACAGCGAACAGAGCGATCAGGCGGATTCGTATGAACGCGCAGCTCATAGTTAATGAGCTACAAACGATGAAGAATCTTAAAAATACTGAGTTAAACGGTGACATCAAGGGGAAGaccaagaaacgattgagccATCTACGTTCCATACCCGATCCAACGCTAATCGATAGCAGGGATTGGAAGCGCGGAGTAACGCTTTTAGAAATTGTGCAACGGGCTGATAACATTGAGCACGAGGAACTGCTTTATCCAATCTTGTTTGATTTATTAAAGATGTGTCTCAGCTTCGAGGAACTTAGTCCCTTAGAATATACTAATCAACTATTGTTGTCAACGATTCATCGACTTGCGGTGAAGAAATTGCCCATAAGGGACGCTCATTTGCAGGTGGATTTGATAACTCAATGCATCAGGACCTCGAGGAACCCTCAGACTCATCATCACGCTCTGCTGGTTTTGGTAGAGCTCTTAAAGGTTGTTGATGTGCGCTGCGCTCTTTACACCATTATGCCCATATTCACTTTTATGGGTAGCTCGGTGGTGCGCCAGGATGACGCCTATTCGATACAGATCATCTCCAAGACCATCGAGACGGTGGTCCCCATAATAAACGCGGCCGAAAACGAGACTCACGCTTCCGAAGTTTTGAGGACCTTTATTGTTTCCTTACCAGACATTCCTGAACATAGACGAATGcctttatttgtaaaattgttgcAGCTGTTGGACAatcattttcatttatattatctACTTACTTTTGAAAGTCACGTTATGTCTAGAACGATACGTATCACGAACCAGAAGACACCTGGTCAGAGACTAGAGTTCGCTCTACAGGTGTCTCAGGAGTTTCCACCGACCAGACTCGTCCAAGTTTGCGTGAAGTTGGCGCAGTTCATGAAGGAACTACCAGTCGACatagagggagaagaagatcgAAAGATTGCACTGTCTTTTAAGCACAAGTACATCTTTGACGTGGCTAACATGAACCCGAAACAATTGAGACACTACAAATATATCTTGGTGCAGTTCTTGAGCAATCTGTTGTCGTCTCCCGACTTCATCAACCGTATCGCAGAGCTCGACTCTGCCGAAGTGAACAACGTGAGACTGTATTACGATCAACTGATCGTCGAATTGATCCTGTTGATCGAGAGCACTTCGAAAAACGCGGACAGACATCAGGGTAAACCGATTGGTAAATACTGGAAGGTACTTTTGCATCATTTGTACGATGTGCTGGATCTCGTCAACAATTTGCTGCCAAATGCAATCTTCCTGGTCAGCATCAAGCGTTTGATGGAGCACGAATTGTTAACAGTAAAGAGGAAAGCTTTGGAACTTCTCAACACGCGTCTCCAGCAACGGAAATTTGGGGAGGAAGATCACGTAGACTTGCTGAGCTTGATCGAGTCCCTTTTGAATATTATCGAGGCACGGATAAAGACAGAAACGCAGGAACAGGAAATTGTTCAACAAACGGTTTTGATCACCCTAAAATTACTGGCCAAGTTGTTGGCCACCGAGCATCCCACAGTGTTTAAACCG atccTGGAGATGAGCACTGAACTTTTACAAACAAGGGAGGGACCAGTGTTGGGCAGCGCCGCCCTCTGTGTTGCAGAATTGTGCAGCTCTATGCGCATTCACGCTATACACTCGCTGAATAAATTTGTTCCAGCGATTTTGCAACTGCTGGAGAACCATTGTCACCAGGACGTGCCTGATGTAATAGTTGTCAGTATAGTCAGTGCTTTGCAAAAGATAGTCGAATCTGTGGGGAACTTTTTGTCCCTGTACCTGGACCAATTACTATTTGAGCTAGCAAGACTGAATTCTTTGTACACTGACACGGAACATCCAAAGATTGGTATCGTGGTGTCGCGTTTGAAAGCGACGACGCAGAAGCTATCCAGCTGCATACCTTTGCGAGTATTGCTTCCGGCAGTGAATAGGACATACGTCACATTGCTCACGAAGAGATCGTATCGGTGTGTACCAGCGCTAATGACAGTCTTGGCGGAATCTTTTAACAGTGTGCAGCCGACTGATTTAAACACAGCTCTACCGGATTTGGGCACGTTCTTCTTGAAAGTTTTGCAATTTCGCGAAGACATTTTTGAAGACAACATGGAAGTAGATGACTCGGAGTTAACATTGAAGGATGTGGTGATTGTGGAGGAGAGCGCCAGTAGAGCACTGGTCGCACTTGTTTTGAAACTAAGCGAGGCCACATTCAGACCATTTTATTATAAGCTGTACGACTGGGCTGCCCGGAATCCGCAGTATAAACAACGAAGCATTACGTTCTATAG ACTTTCGGCTAACATAGCAGAATGTTTGAAGTCGTTGTTTGTGCTCTTCGCTGGCCACTTCCTCAAACATGCAGCTGTGTTGTTGAGCAGCAACAATCCAGCGATTTCGGACGAACCCCAGGAAATGACTCTCCCCGACGATTCGAGCAAGATCGAGCTAGTCGAGGCTATTTTACTAACTCTTTATCGGGTCTTCAGTTACGATGCACATAATGTTGTAAACCAAGAGAGATTCGAGACACTGGCGCAACCTATTGTGGATCAACTTGAGAACACTATGGGCACTACAGAGGAGTACGAGAAGAGAACAAGTGAATTTGTTGTGCCTTGTGTCGCAGCATTTGCCAGTGCTATTCCTGACGACTCTCTACACAAACAGCTGGTCTATCAAACATTATTGAAAACTAGACACGCGAAACCATATGTTAGGAGTGCATCGTTAAACGCATTG GTTGAAATTGTAAGGAAACTAGGAGAGGATTTCATGCCACTGTTACCAGAAACGATACCTTTCTTGGCAGAATTATTAGAGGACGAGGatgaagcaacggagaaatgtgCACAGAACGCAGTCCGTACGCTGGAGGAGATTCTAGGAGAACCAttacaaaagtatttttaa